One part of the Methanofastidiosum sp. genome encodes these proteins:
- a CDS encoding DMT family transporter — MLIPYLALMGRIILLGWERILVKKLGQKSDSISGTFLFFGIGTIFLIPTLFFVDIVLNTSILLFVTLSSFVYSIAFMLYVKSLSEGEASLVSPLYNFNVFFLLILAVTFLEEKLTLFKILGLMFLFYGVSFLNRKSNILESFKAIFLDKSCQYMIGASLLIAIGRTIDGNAIRFASPLLYAFYLNVGISLFLLLYILTKSNISTTIKLFNEKRKVATLSGGLNAYSYLFLLIAFTGIEVSIAEPASMTAMIITVVLAGRILKENIKERLLGVAIMLIGLWMLFI; from the coding sequence ATGCTAATACCTTATCTTGCCCTAATGGGAAGAATTATTCTCTTAGGGTGGGAAAGAATTCTTGTAAAAAAACTAGGGCAAAAATCAGATAGTATTAGTGGAACATTTTTATTTTTTGGAATAGGGACAATATTCTTAATTCCCACACTTTTTTTTGTAGATATCGTTCTGAATACTTCAATCCTGTTGTTTGTTACGTTGAGTAGTTTTGTGTATTCAATTGCATTTATGCTATATGTAAAATCACTATCCGAGGGAGAGGCTTCTTTAGTGAGCCCTTTGTACAATTTCAATGTCTTCTTTCTATTGATATTAGCCGTAACTTTTTTAGAAGAAAAATTAACTCTGTTCAAGATACTTGGGCTAATGTTCTTATTTTATGGAGTTTCTTTCCTTAACAGAAAAAGTAATATATTAGAATCATTCAAAGCAATTTTTTTAGATAAATCTTGTCAATATATGATAGGAGCTTCGCTATTAATAGCAATTGGAAGAACTATTGACGGTAATGCAATTAGATTTGCAAGCCCATTGCTTTATGCTTTTTATCTGAATGTAGGCATATCACTCTTCTTATTATTATATATCTTAACTAAGAGTAATATATCAACGACAATTAAATTATTTAATGAAAAAAGAAAAGTTGCAACTTTGAGCGGGGGATTGAATGCATACTCTTATTTATTCTTATTAATAGCATTCACTGGGATAGAAGTAAGTATTGCTGAGCCTGCTTCAATGACCGCTATGATTATTACAGTAGTTTTAGCAGGGAGAATACTAAAAGAGAATATAAAAGAAAGACTTTTAGGAGTGGCAATAATGCTTATTGGGCTTTGGATGCTATTCATATAG
- a CDS encoding 4Fe-4S binding protein — MNKTSVFLFTLLLMSIININHVYSWDDCPFGETNSSCVYPGDCGKYIDTNNNRICDRSEPSPSITQNQSKVIPVEISLPEIKGSTVKTMTLEEVAKAYSIDTKDLMESLRINVSPKTRVENLRSYGITNSMVKEKAELLFIESSKNLYGNETIINSNHSSEESESGNSLEKIMKEDLLVTLGLMILGSLYFFKFKRKEIRYFALAVSLIYLGFIRGGCLCVVGSLQQLSLYAIGAIKGNYLYWLMLFFLPIGFSILFGRIFCGYACPIGAWQQLMSGIGSRLIKFRMPQRLDKFLKYIKYIFAALIVIVAISTRYPFFQKIDPFSYLFGFNFTLYGIISVAIVSLASIIISRPFCRYICPYGAVLAILSRFSIYKIKTNNGCKNCTLCDRVCETDAIEKGIVDQSECIRCKKCIDSCKFGFLK, encoded by the coding sequence ATGAATAAAACGTCAGTTTTTTTATTTACTTTGTTATTAATGAGTATAATAAATATAAATCATGTTTATTCGTGGGATGATTGTCCTTTTGGAGAAACAAATTCCAGTTGTGTTTATCCAGGTGATTGTGGAAAATACATTGATACTAATAATAATAGGATTTGTGATAGATCTGAGCCTTCACCAAGCATAACCCAAAATCAATCTAAAGTAATTCCCGTGGAGATAAGCCTTCCTGAGATTAAGGGTAGCACAGTTAAAACAATGACTCTCGAAGAAGTTGCTAAAGCTTATTCGATTGATACAAAAGATTTGATGGAAAGTCTAAGAATAAATGTTTCACCTAAAACGAGAGTTGAAAACTTGAGATCATATGGAATTACCAATAGTATGGTAAAAGAAAAGGCCGAGTTATTATTTATAGAATCTAGTAAGAATTTATATGGTAATGAAACAATAATTAATTCAAATCATTCTTCTGAAGAATCTGAATCGGGGAATAGTTTAGAAAAAATAATGAAAGAAGATCTTTTAGTTACATTAGGTTTAATGATATTAGGTTCACTCTATTTTTTCAAATTCAAAAGAAAAGAGATTCGATATTTTGCATTAGCAGTATCCTTAATCTATCTTGGATTTATTCGTGGTGGGTGCCTCTGCGTAGTAGGATCTTTACAACAACTTTCTTTATATGCCATAGGCGCCATAAAAGGAAATTATCTTTACTGGTTGATGCTCTTCTTTTTACCCATTGGATTCTCCATTTTATTCGGAAGAATATTTTGTGGATATGCTTGTCCCATAGGGGCGTGGCAACAACTTATGTCTGGAATTGGTAGTAGACTAATAAAATTTAGAATGCCACAAAGATTAGATAAATTTCTAAAATATATCAAATACATATTTGCTGCTTTAATTGTAATAGTTGCTATCTCTACTAGGTATCCTTTTTTCCAAAAAATTGATCCATTTTCTTATTTATTTGGATTCAATTTTACATTATATGGAATAATTTCTGTTGCTATTGTATCTTTGGCATCAATAATTATCTCAAGACCATTTTGTAGGTATATATGCCCATACGGTGCAGTTTTGGCAATTTTATCAAGATTTTCAATATACAAAATAAAGACTAATAATGGATGTAAAAACTGCACTCTATGTGATCGTGTTTGTGAAACAGATGCAATTGAAAAGGGAATTGTAGACCAGTCAGAATGTATAAGATGCAAAAAATGCATTGATTCCTGTAAATTTGGCTTTCTTAAATAA
- the crcB gene encoding fluoride efflux transporter CrcB, which yields MHLLFIIGIGGFIGAVLRYLVSGWVQNGISYFPLGTLSVNVIGSFFLSVILYLTENKGLFSEETRIFLTIGILGAFTTMSTFSYESFRLLESKETLYLSINIIATVLLTLFAVLLGKIFVLSLWRS from the coding sequence ATGCATCTTTTATTTATAATAGGCATTGGTGGATTTATAGGTGCAGTATTAAGATACCTAGTAAGTGGATGGGTACAAAATGGAATATCTTATTTTCCATTAGGAACTCTGAGTGTAAATGTTATAGGAAGTTTCTTCCTTAGTGTCATATTATACCTCACTGAAAATAAAGGATTATTTAGCGAAGAAACAAGAATTTTCTTAACGATTGGAATATTGGGTGCATTCACAACTATGTCTACTTTCAGTTATGAATCTTTTAGATTATTGGAAAGTAAGGAAACTTTATATCTTTCAATTAATATAATTGCTACAGTCTTATTAACTTTATTTGCAGTTCTATTGGGAAAAATATTTGTGCTTTCATTATGGAGGTCATAG
- a CDS encoding DUF190 domain-containing protein encodes MKKESEAILLRIFIGESDRYEGKPLYKYLVEMFRKEGLSGTTVLRGIEGYGKTSKMQTMSILRLSTDLPIIIELVDLPERIEKIKPKLDNIIKQGLITQEKVKIIMYEGTTTEKNK; translated from the coding sequence ATGAAAAAAGAATCAGAAGCAATCCTTTTAAGAATCTTCATAGGAGAATCAGATAGATATGAAGGTAAACCTTTGTATAAATATCTTGTAGAAATGTTTAGGAAAGAGGGCTTATCTGGAACTACAGTATTAAGAGGTATAGAAGGATATGGAAAAACTAGCAAAATGCAAACTATGTCTATATTGAGATTATCTACAGATTTACCAATAATAATAGAATTAGTAGACCTTCCTGAAAGAATTGAAAAGATAAAACCCAAGTTAGATAATATAATCAAACAAGGATTGATTACCCAAGAAAAGGTAAAAATCATAATGTATGAAGGCACTACAACAGAAAAAAACAAATAA